A single window of Anser cygnoides isolate HZ-2024a breed goose chromosome 12, Taihu_goose_T2T_genome, whole genome shotgun sequence DNA harbors:
- the MC1R gene encoding melanocyte-stimulating hormone receptor — translation MSTLAPLRLLREPWNASEGNQSNATAGAGGAWCQGLDVPNELFLTLGLVSLVENLLVVAAILKNRNLHSPMYYFICCLAVSDMLVSVSNLVETLFMLLMEHGVLVMHASIIRHMDNIIDMLICSSVVSSLSFLGVIAVDRYITIFYALRYHSIMTLQRAVVTMASVWLASTVSSTVFITYYRNNAILLCLIGFFLFMLILMLVLYIHMFALACHHLRSISSQQKHPTVYRTSSLKGAVTLTILLGVFFVCWGPFFFHLILIVTCPTNPFCTCFFGYFNLFLILIICNSVVDPLIYAFRSQELRRTLREVVLCSW, via the coding sequence ATGTCAACGTTGGCCCCCCTGCGCCTGCTCCGTGAGCCCTGGAACGCCAGCGAGGGCAACCAGAGCAACGCCacggccggggctggcggcgccTGGTGCCAGGGGCTCGACGTGCCCAACGAACTCTTCCTCACGCTGGGGCTGGTGAGCCTGGTGGAGAACCTGCTGGTGGTGGCCGCCATCCTCAAGAACAGGAACCTGCACTCGCCCATGTACTACTTCATTTGTTGCCTGGCCGTCTCCGACATGCTGGTGAGCGTCAGCAACCTGGTGGAGACGCTCTTCATGCTGCTGATGGAGCACGGCGTGCTGGTGATGCATGCCAGCATCATCCGCCACATGGACAACATCATCGACATGCTCATCTGCAGCTCCGTCGtgtcctccctctccttcctagGGGTGATCGCCGTGGACCGCTACATCACCATCTTCTACGCCCTGCGCTACCACAGCATCATGACGCTGCAGCGGGCCGTGGTGACCATGGCCAGCGTCTGGCTGGCCAGCACCGTCTCCAGCACCGTCTTCATCACCTACTACCGCAACAACGCCATCCTCCTCTGCCTCATCggcttcttcctcttcatgctGATCCTCATGCTGGTGCTCTACATCCACATGTTCGCCCTGGCCTGCCACCACCTGCGCAGCATCTCCAGCCAGCAGAAGCACCCGACCGTCTACCGCACCAGCAGCCTGAAGGGAGCCGTGACGCTCACCATCCTGCTGGGCGTCTTCTTCGTCTGCTGGGGGCCCTTCTTCTTCCACCTCATCCTCATCGTCACCTGCCCCACCAACCCCTTCTGCACCTGCTTCTTCGGCTACTTCAAcctcttcctcatcctcatcaTCTGCAACTCGGTGGTCGACCCCCTCATCTACGCCTTCCGGAGCCAGGAGCTCCGGCGGACGCTGCGGGAGGTGGTGCTGTGCTCCTGGTAG
- the TUBB3 gene encoding tubulin beta-3 chain: MREIVHIQAGQCGNQIGAKFWEVISDEHGIDPSGNYVGDSDLQLERISVYYNEASSHKYVPRAILVDLEPGTMDSVRSGAFGHLFRPDNFIFGQSGAGNNWAKGHYTEGAELVDSVLDVVRKECENCDCLQGFQLTHSLGGGTGSGMGTLLISKVREEYPDRIMNTFSVVPSPKVSDTVVEPYNATLSIHQLVENTDETYCIDNEALYDICFRTLKLATPTYGDLNHLVSATMSGVTTSLRFPGQLNADLRKLAVNMVPFPRLHFFMPGFAPLTARGSQQYRALTVPELTQQMFDAKNMMAACDPRHGRYLTVATVFRGRMSMKEVDEQMLAIQSKNSSYFVEWIPNNVKVAVCDIPPRGLKMSSTFIGNSTAIQELFKRISEQFTAMFRRKAFLHWYTGEGMDEMEFTEAESNMNDLVSEYQQYQDATAEEEGEMYEDDEEESEAQGAK; encoded by the exons ATGAGGGAGATCGTCCACATCCAGGCGGGGCAGTGCGGCAACCAGATCGGCGCCAAG ttctgGGAGGTGATCAGCGATGAGCACGGCATAGACCCCAGCGGCAACTACGTGGGCGACTCGGACCTGCAGCTGGAGCGCATCAGCGTCTACTACAATGAGGCCTCCT CTCACAAGTACGTGCCTCGCGCCATCCTGGTGGACCTGGAGCCGGGGACGATGGACAGCGTGCGCTCGGGTGCCTTCGGGCACCTCTTCCGCCCCGACAACTTCATTTTCG gtCAGAGTGGGGCCGGCAATAACTGGGCCAAGGGGCACTACACGGAAGGGGCCGAGCTGGTGGACTCGGTGCTGGACGTGGTGCGGAAGGAGTGCGAAAACTGCGACTGCCTGCAGGGCTTCCAGCTCACCCACTCGCTGGGTGGTGGCACGGGCTCGGGCATGGGCACCCTGCTGATCAGCAAGGTGCGCGAGGAGTACCCCGACCGCATCATGAACACTTTCAGCGTGGTGCCGTCCCCCAAGGTGTCGGACACGGTGGTGGAGCCCTACAACGCCACCCTCTCCATCCACCAGCTGGTGGAGAACACGGATGAGACCTACTGCATCGACAACGAGGCGCTCTACGACATCTGCTTCCGCACGCTCAAGCTGGCCACCCCCACCTACGGCGACCTCAACCACCTCGTCTCGGCCACCATGAGCGGCGTCACCACCTCCCTGCGCTTCCCCGGGCAGCTCAACGCCGACCTGCGCAAGCTGGCGGTCAACATGGTGCCCTTCCCACGCCTCCACTTCTTCATGCCCGGCTTCGCCCCCCTGACGGCCCGCGGGTCCCAGCAGTACCGCGCCCTCACCGTCCCCGAGCTCACCCAGCAGATGTTTGATGCCAAGAACATGATGGCCGCCTGCGACCCGCGCCACGGCCGCTACCTCACCGTGGCCACCGTCTTCCGCGGCCGCATGTCCATGAAGGAGGTGGACGAGCAGATGCTGGCCATCCAGAGCAAGAACAGCTCCTACTTCGTGGAGTGGATCCCCAACAACGTCAAGGTGGCCGTCTGCGACATCCCGCCCCGGGGGCTGAAGATGTCCTCCACCTTCATCGGCAACAGCACGGCCATCCAGGAGCTCTTCAAGCGCATCTCGGAGCAGTTCACGGCCATGTTCCGCCGCAAGGCCTTCCTGCACTGGTACACGGGCGAGGGCATGGACGAGATGGAGTTCACCGAGGCCGAGAGCAACATGAACGACCTGGTGTCCGAGTACCAGCAGTACCAGGACGCCACGGCCGAGGAGGAGGGCGAGATGTACGAGGACGACGAGGAGGAGTCGGAGGCGCAGGGCGCCAAGTGA
- the DEF8 gene encoding differentially expressed in FDCP 8 homolog has protein sequence MAYDEKLARFRQAHLNPFNKGPEPPAGGGPEEPPPGAPPPAARRPEPCPGDAEGPERPMDLGLAEDHFSRPVGLILAPDVRQLRRAIEECKRAILALPEHSERQKDAVVRLIHLRLKLQELQDPDEEEPNIRVVLEHRFYKEKSKSVKQTCDKCSTIIWGLIQTWYTCTGCYYRCHSKCLPLVTKPCVRSKVSHQAEYQLSICPESGLDSQDYRCAECRAPIALRGVPSEARQCDYTGLYYCSSCHWNDLAVVPARAIHNWDFEPRKVSRCSMRYLALMVSRPVLKLREINPLLFNYVEELVEIRKLRQDILLMKPYFITCKEAMEARLLLQLQDRQHFVENDEMYSLQDLIDIEAGRLSCSLTEIHTLFAKHIKLDCERCQAKGFVCELCKEGDVLFPFDSHTSVCTDCSAVFHRDCYYDNSTTCPKCARLSLRKQSLFQDSVAEAEP, from the exons ATGGCGTACGACGAGAAGCTGGCCCGGTTCCGGCAGGCTCACCTCAACCCCTTCAACAAGGGCCCCGAGCCTCCCGCCGGGGGGGGACCCGAGGAgccgccccccggtgcccccccgccgGCTGCCCGGCGGCCGGAGCCGTGCCCGGGGGACGCCGAGGGCCCGGAGCGCCCCATGGACCTGGGGCTGGCCGAGGACCACTTCTCGCGGCCCGTG GGCCTGATCCTGGCGCCCGACGTGCGGCAGCTGCGCCGCGCCATCGAGGAGTGCAAGCGGGCCATCCTGGCGCTGCCCGAGCACTCGGAGCGGCAGAAGGACGCCGTGGTGCGGCTCATCCACCTCCGGCtcaagctgcaggagctgcag GACCCCGACGAGGAGGAGCCCAACATCCGCGTGGTGCTGGAGCACCGCTTctacaaggagaagagcaagAGCGTCAAGCAGACGTGCGACAAGTGCAGCACCATCATCTGGGGGCTCATCCAGACCTGGTACACCTGCACAG GGTGCTACTACCGGTGCCACAGCAAGTGCCTGCCCCTGGTCACCAAGCCCTGCGTCAGGTCCAAGGTGAGCCACCAGGCCGAGTACCAGCTCAGCATCTGCCCCGAGAGCGGGCTGGACAGCCAGGACTACCGCTGCGCCGAGTGCCGGGCACCCATCGCCCTCC GGGGGGTGCCCAGCGAGGCCCGGCAGTGCGACTACACCGGCCTCTActactgcagcagctgccactgGAACGACCTGGCCGTCGTCCCCGCCCGCGCCATCCACAACTGGGACTTTGAGCCCCGCAAG GTGTCGCGCTGCAGCATGCGGTACCTGGCGCTGATGGTGTCGCGGCCCGTGCTGAAGCTGCGGGAGATCAACCCCCTGCTCTTCAACTACgtggaggagctggtggagaTCCGG AAGCTGCGCCAGGACATCCTGCTGATGAAGCCGTACTTCATCACCTGCAAGGAGGCGATGGAGgcccggctgctgctgcag CTGCAGGACCGGCAGCACTTCGTGGAGAACGACGAGATGTACTCGCTGCAGGACCTCATCGACATTGAGGCCGGGCGCCTGAGCTGCTCCCTGACCGAGATCCACACCCTCTTCGCCAAGCACATCAAGCTGGACTGCGAG CGCTGCCAGGCGAAAGGCTTCGTGTGCGAGCTCTGCAAGGAGGGCGACGTGCTTTTCCCCTTCGACAGCCACACCTCGGTGTGCACCGACTGCTCCGCCGTCTTCCACAG GGACTGCTACTACGACAACTCCACCACGTGCCCCAAGTGCGCCCGGCTCAGCCTGCGGAAGCAGTCCCTCTTCCAGGACTCCGTGGCCGAGGCAGAGCCCTAG